From the genome of Deltaproteobacteria bacterium, one region includes:
- a CDS encoding 2Fe-2S iron-sulfur cluster binding domain-containing protein gives MDPKIIHKIVVDGKEYECGEDSSLLNALTNVGVVVPTACSGKGSCHLCRIKIKEPPAWLKPASPLEDRALGNVLVASGMRLSCQIALQGSVELEIPVARARRKKKKK, from the coding sequence TTGGACCCAAAGATCATCCATAAAATCGTCGTCGACGGTAAAGAATACGAATGTGGGGAAGATTCTTCGCTTCTCAATGCTTTAACCAATGTAGGGGTCGTTGTGCCCACTGCTTGTAGCGGAAAAGGCAGTTGTCATTTGTGCCGGATTAAAATCAAAGAGCCGCCCGCGTGGCTTAAGCCAGCGAGTCCTTTAGAGGACCGGGCGCTGGGGAATGTGTTGGTCGCATCTGGAATGCGTCTCTCATGTCAGATAGCACTGCAAGGATCCGTCGAACTTGAAATTCCCGTGGCACGTGCGCGGCGTAAGAAGAAAAAGAAATAG